A region of Pseudorca crassidens isolate mPseCra1 chromosome 8, mPseCra1.hap1, whole genome shotgun sequence DNA encodes the following proteins:
- the STRA8 gene encoding stimulated by retinoic acid gene 8 protein homolog codes for METSGEDNNPSGRAMPWSLAQLQKVEPRVARRRLSQARHRATLAGLFNSLRKTVYSHSDLTASKWQVLNKAKNRIQELEQTLDTLLKLKESFNLEDGNVNSLEEVKEEYASMHSRNPSLILNTVHQKGSDSWCPIEAVGKEVEEEEEEEDDDEEEEDDEAEEEKAEEKNAELFNSSVTLLPDLLEFERYLNFYKQTMDLLTENGIVSSQEVTLPIMSAAISHLWQTLSEERKASLQHAWAQKHSGLLGFAGACQEPACAEGSVKDSGVESQGASCSLFSTPEEILFEDAFDVASFLDKSEVPSTSSSSSVLAVCNPQNPEDKFQLYLQIVNFFKGLCCVDTQFKQEPDLSFDDETVMLRCTETFDDEDL; via the exons ATGGAGACCTCTGGAGAAGACAATAACCCCAGCGGCAGAGCAATGCCCTGGTCCCTGGCACAGCTGCAGAAGGTCGAGCCGCGGGTGGCCCGCAGACGCCTGTCCCAGGCCCGCCACCGAGCCACCCTGGCAGGGCTCTTCAACAGCCTCAGGAAGACCGTTTACTCCCACTCTGATCTCACAGCCTCAAAG TGGCAGGTTTTGAATAAGGCGAAGAATCGTATTCAGGAGCTGGAACAAACCTTGGATACTCTGCTGAAGCTGAAAG AATCCTTCAACCTGGAGGATGGGAATGTAAACAGCTTAGAGGAGGTCAAGGAAGAATATGCCAGCATGCACTCTAGAAATCCCAG TCTGATATTAAATACAGTTCATCAGAAAGGTTCCGACAGCTGGTGCCCAATCGAGGCAGTCGGGAAGGAGgttgaggaggaagaagaggaggaggacgaTGACGAGGAAGAGGAGGACGAcgaggcagaggaggagaaggcagaggagaaaaaCGCGGAGCTCTTCAACTCCTCGGTCACCTTGCTGCCAGACCTCTTGGAATTTGAACG GTACCTCAACTTTTACAAGCAGACGATGGACCTTCTGACCGAGAACGGGATCGTCTCCTCGCAGGAGGTGACCCTCCCCATCATGTCTGCGGCCATCTCCCATCTGTGGCAGACCCTCTCCGAGGAGAGGAAGGCCAGCCTCCAGCACGCCTGGGCGCAGAAGCACAGCGGCCTCCTGGGCTTCGCGggggcctgtcaggagccggccTGTGCCGAGGGCAGCGTGAAGGACAGCGGAGTGGAAAGCCAGGGGGCCAGCTGCTCGCTCTTCTCCACCCCTGAGGAG ATCCTTTTTGAAGATGCCTTCGATGTGGCAAGTTTCCTGGACAAAAGTGAGGTTCCAAGTACATCTAGCTCCAG TTCCGTGCTGGCTGTCTGCAACCCACAAAATCCCGAGGACAAGTTTCAGCTCTACCTGCAGATcgtcaatttttttaaaggcctTTGCTGTGTTGACACTCAGTTCAAACAG GAACCAGACCTTTCCTTCGACGATGAGACGGTAATGTTGAGGTGCACGGAGACGTTTGACGATGAAGATCTGTGA